From one Liolophura sinensis isolate JHLJ2023 chromosome 10, CUHK_Ljap_v2, whole genome shotgun sequence genomic stretch:
- the LOC135476695 gene encoding GPN-loop GTPase 3-like: MPRYAQLVMGPAGSGKSTYCCTMQKHYETLKRSVQVVNLDPAAEEFNYSVLADVRELISVEDVMEDDSLRYGPNGGLIFCMEYFTQNFDWLYEQIDDIDDDYIIFDCPGQIELYTHIPVMKNLVDQLQQWDFRVCGVYLIDSQFMIEPSKFVSGMLTALSTMVNLEIPHVNIMSKLDLLSKKAKKSLDRYLEPDLLSLLNEDLDESNVSKKFAKLNAVIAQMIDDYSLVKFFPLDQTDEDSVLDISLLIDNAIQYGEDLEPKEPKDFGDEEDPDDS, encoded by the exons ATGCCTAGATACGCTCAGTTAGTCATGGGGCCAGCCGGCAGTGGCAAG TCCACTTATTGCTGTACAATGCAGAAACACTATGAAACTTTAAAGAGGTCTGTTCAAGTGGTCAACTTAGATCCAGCTGCAGAGGAATTTAACTACTCCGTCTTAGCAG ATGTGCGAGAGTTGATCAGTGTTGAGGATGTGATGGAGGATGATTCGCTACGCTACGGGCCAAATGGAGGACTGATATTTTGTATGGA gtATTTTACACAGAACTTTGACTGGCTGTATGAGCAGATAGACGACATAGATGATGATTATATCATATTTGATTGCCCAG GACAAATAGAGCTGTACACACACATCCCTGTGATGAAGAACCTGGTTGACCAGCTACAGCAGTGGGATTTCCGTGTGTGCGGCGTCTACCTTATAGACTCCCAGTTTATGATTGAACCCTCAAAGTTTGTGTCTGGCATGCTGACTGCTCTGTCTACCATGGTCAACCTAGAAATCCCCCACGTCAATATCATGTCCAAATTGGACCTTCTGAGCAAGAAGGCTAAGAAGTCTCTGGACAG ATATCTCGAGCCTGACCTTCTCAGTTTGCTGAATGAAGATCTTGATGAGTCGAATGTGTCAAAGAAATTTGCCAAGCTTAATGCTGTCATAGCACAAATG ATTGATGATTACAGCCTGGTGAAGTTCTTCCCATTGGATCAGACAGATGAAGATTCTGTGTTAGACATCAGTCTGCTGATTGACAATGCCATACAGTATGGAGAGGATTTGGAACCCAAGGAACCTAAA GATTTTGGCGATGAGGAAGATCCAGATGACAGCTGA